In Candidatus Methanosphaera massiliense, the following are encoded in one genomic region:
- the rbr gene encoding rubrerythrin: protein MVKTLENLSKAFVGESQARNRYTMYSKIAKKEGYEKIAEIFLLTADNEFQHAKVLFKMIQELKEDIDAVTIDTDVCLDYGTTAENLASAAAGEHDEATSMYPEFADVAEEEGLTAVAARLRNIGKVESHHEERYRKLLAMVEGKTFFERSEEITWVCRKCGFVYKGEKPPEKCPICEHPSSYFEKLTDDF from the coding sequence ATGGTAAAAACATTAGAAAATTTATCAAAAGCATTCGTAGGAGAAAGTCAAGCTAGAAACAGATACACAATGTATTCTAAAATAGCAAAAAAAGAAGGATACGAAAAAATAGCAGAAATATTCTTATTAACAGCTGATAACGAATTCCAACATGCAAAAGTATTATTCAAAATGATACAAGAATTAAAAGAAGACATAGACGCAGTAACAATTGATACAGACGTATGCTTAGATTATGGAACTACAGCAGAAAACCTTGCATCAGCAGCAGCTGGAGAACACGATGAAGCAACATCAATGTACCCAGAATTTGCAGATGTAGCAGAAGAAGAAGGATTAACTGCAGTAGCAGCAAGATTAAGAAACATTGGAAAAGTAGAATCACACCACGAAGAAAGATACCGAAAATTATTAGCAATGGTTGAAGGAAAAACATTCTTCGAAAGAAGCGAAGAAATCACATGGGTATGCAGAAAATGTGGATTTGTATACAAAGGAGAAAAACCACCTGAAAAATGTCCAATCTGTGAACACCCATCCAGTTACTTTGAAAAATTAACAGATGACTTCTAA
- a CDS encoding desulfoferrodoxin family protein has protein sequence MANFDYTDIVRCKNSGNLLELIYPGPEVNVENLNIEEAKTSGEGEAKHKPVITRVDDGYNVKVGEVEHPMDEDHYIAVIELIADGQVHKQYLNPGDKPEATFKIPEATDLKAREFCTKHGLWQS, from the coding sequence ATGGCTAACTTTGATTACACTGATATAGTAAGATGTAAAAACAGTGGAAACCTTCTAGAATTAATTTACCCAGGACCAGAAGTAAACGTAGAAAACTTAAACATTGAAGAAGCAAAAACCAGCGGAGAAGGAGAAGCTAAACACAAACCTGTAATCACAAGAGTAGATGACGGATACAATGTAAAAGTTGGAGAAGTAGAACATCCAATGGATGAAGACCACTACATTGCTGTTATTGAACTAATTGCTGATGGTCAAGTACATAAACAATACTTAAATCCGGGAGATAAACCAGAAGCAACATTCAAAATACCAGAAGCAACAGATTTAAAAGCTAGAGAATTCTGTACTAAACACGGCCTATGGCAATCTTAA